The DNA window CGGCGTTGCGCAGGCCCACCGCGTGCAGCTTCATCAGCACCAGGTTGCGGATTAGCTCTTCCGGCAGATCGGTGTGCTCGCGCAACGGGAAGGCGACGTTTTCAAAGACGGTGAGGTCGGTGAAGAGCGCGCCATGCTGGAACAGCATGCCCATTTTGCGCCGCAGCAGATACAAGCCGGCGGTATTCAACTTGTGCACAACCTGGCCCTGGACTTTCACCTGGCCTTTTTGCGGGCGGATCTGGCCGCCGATCAGTCGCAATACCGTCGTCTTGCCGCTGCCCGAACCGCCCATCACTGCGATCACTTTCCCGCGTGGGAAATCCATCTGGAGGCCCGACAGGATCGAGCGCTTTCCATAGGAAAAGTGTAAATCACGGATTTCGACAAGATTAGGCACGACTGAACTCATTATTTTTAATGCCGTATTGTAGTGCAGAAAGGTTAATCTCTGCTGGAGAGGCCCCGATTTCGGGCCTTTGGCGCTATGGTGCGTGGCAGATAATACAACACTACTGAATCTCAAGTCAGCAATTTACACGAGGCATGAAATGTTACATTGCTGCGGCGCGGTAGCCAGTGTGCGGGCAAAACTCTTACCGGATTCTGACTGACGCGGGATAAATAACCGTGCGGACAGGCACATAGTCCCCGATTTAGGCGCATCGGGGGCGGGCCGGGCTGAACAGAACCGTTCAGCCGCCGTTCATGCGCTCGAACAACGCCTCGCCCATCTTGCGCGAGCCCGCCGACAGGCCGACCAGCACCTCGTCGCGGCCGTCCGCCAGTTGGATCAGCGCCTCCGTGGCGAACTCGTCGGGAGACATCATCGGTTGGCCGCTGGTGGCGCCACTGCGCGTCCCACCGCCCAGGCCCGTGTCGACGATGGGCGGCGCCATCTCCACCACCCGCACGCCGGTGCTTTTGAGCTGGTGGCGCAGGGTGAGCGTAAACGAATGCATGGCCGCCTTGGTCGCGCAATAGATGGGGATGTCGGCCAGCGGGGCGAAAGCCAGGCCCGAGCTGACGTTGACGATTGCCGCCATCGGCTGCCGCAACAGCAGGGGCAGCAGCTCGCCGACCAGCCGCACCGGGGCGGTGAAATTGGTCGCCACCTCCTGTTCCAGCTGGTCGAGCGCTCCGGCCTCGTGATAGTTGCGTCGGTATTGCACGCCGGCGTTGTTGATCAGCACGTTCAGCGCGGGATGGTTGGCGGCCAGCCACTCCACCATGGCCTGGCGGCTGGCGGCGTCCGTGATGTCGCAGACGCGGGTAATCAGGGCCGGCGCTTGCGCCTGGGCCCGGCGCAGCGACTCTTCGCCGCGTCCGCAGATGATGACCTGGTTGCCGCGCTCGGCGAGTTGGCGCGCCAGCGCGAAGCCGATGCCGGCGGCGGCCCCGGTGATGAGGATGGTATTAGATGTCAGATGCATGTCGGGACTCCTTCTTTGGTTGTAAACGGGAAGGTGTGCCGACGAGGACGAGGGTTTTCCGCGGGCACACCTGTACCACCGGCAAGCCGGTGCAGGTGTCGCGGATACCCTGTTGGGAAAAGCAGCCGCCCCGGGGAGGGACGGTGACCGGGCTACCATCGGGTCAGCGCTCTTTCGACGGGGAAAATGGTAGCACGGCCCGTTTTAAGCCGCAAGCCGCTTACAGCAGCGCGGCGGGGAGCTGCTCGACCAGCGCGTCGATCGCCAGGCGCAGGCGCAGCGGCATATGCGAGGTGCCGGGCCAAACGGCATAGCAATCCATCGTCGCGCTTGGCAAATCGTCGAGCACGCCCACCAGCCGGCCGTCGCGCAGACGCTCGCGCACCAGCCATTCGGGCAGCCAGGCCAGGCCCAGCCCGGCGGTGGCGGCGTCGGCGATGGCCTCCAGGTCGTCGAGCTGCAGGCGCGAGGCCAGCGGCGTGTCGACGATGCGCCCGCTGGCGTCGGCTAACTGCCAAACGTTGATGCGGTCGCCGCGCCGGTACTGCAGGATGCTGTGCGCGGCCAGCGCGGCCGTGTCGCGCGGCGCGCCGTGGGCGGCCAGGTAGGCCGGCGACGCGCACACGCGCTTGCGCTGCACCACCAGCTTGCGCGCGCGCAGCCCGTCGCTGTCGGCGCCCAGCACGCCGCTGCGGATGGCCAGGTCGAAGCCTTCGGCCAGCACGTCCACCGGGCGGTCGCTAAAGCTCAGGTACAGGTCCAGCGCCGGATGCCGGCGCGCCAACTCCAGCAGGATGGGCGCCACGCAATGGCGGCCGAACAGCACCGGCATCGACACACGCAGCCGGCCCGCCACCTCGTGCCGGCCGGACAGCATCTGCGCCTCGGCCGCGCGCATCGCCGCCAGCGCGCGCAGGCAGTGCTCGTGATAGATCTGGCCGTCCTCGGTCAGGCTTTGCACCCGCGCGGCGCGGTGGAACAGGCGCGCGCCCAGCCGCGCCTCGAGCCGCGCCATCGCCTTCCCCACCGCCGAGCGCGTCAAGCCCAGGTGCTCGGCGGCACGCGCCAGCCCGCCCAGACGCACCACCTCGACGAACATGGTGATGCCGTCCAGCCGCTCCTGGCCAGCCGGCAACGCGTCCAGCTGGATCATCGGGGAATTTAATTCTTCTTTCATCGGAATTTATCTCTACCAAAGATCGTATTTTTCTACTTTAGCATAGCGCCTAGCCGTCGCGGCGGTGTTCCCGGCCGCCGGCCTCTTTCTGCTGATCAAGGAGCCACACCATGAAACTGCTTTGCCTCGACATCCCCCAGCCCGGCGCCACGATGGAAAAATACCAGCCGCACATGCTCGATGAGGCGCGCCACGCCTGGCAGCTCTACAAAAGCGGCGTCGTGCGCGATATGTATTTCCGCCAGGACCGCCCGGGCGTGGCCATCATCGCCGAGTGCGAGTCGGTCGAAGCGGCCAGGCAGGCGCTGCGCGAATTCCCGCTCGCGCAGGCCGGACTGATCGACTGGGAGGTCATTCCGCTCGGCCCCTTCCTCAACTGGGAGATGCTGTTCGCGCCCGGTAACGCCTGATCGCATGACAGCCGGCGTCGCATCCTCCCAACAACTGAAAGTCGCCATGATCAAGACAGTCGCCTTCCACAACAAAGCGGTGCAGCTTTCCGGACACCTTCATCTGCCGGACGACTTCCGCGAAGACAACAAATATCCGGCCCTGGTCGGGATACACCCGGCCGGCGGCGTCAAGGAACAAACGATCGGCCTGTATGCCGCCAGGCTCGCCGCGCACGGCTTCATCGTGGTGGTGTATGACTCGTCCTACCAGGGCGCCAGCGGCGGCGAACCGCGTTTGCTGGAAGACCCGGCGGTCCGGGTTGAAGATGCGCGCTGCGCAGCCGACTTCCTCACCACGCTGCCGTACGTCGACGCCGAGCGCATGGCCGTGTACGGCATCTGCGCCGGCGGTGGTTACGCGCTGGCCGTCGCCCAGAGTGAGCGCCGCTTCAAGGCGGTAGCCGGGATCAGCGCCACGCCGATGGGCGAGGCGGCCCGCAGCGCGTTCGGCGTACCGATACCAACGGCAGAACTGATCGGGACGATGGAAGCGGCGGCCGCGCAGCGTACCGCCGAGGCCCGGGGCGCGCCACCGGCCTATGTCCCCTTCGTTCCGGAAGGCCTGGAAGACATCGACGAGCACACGCCGACGATGTTACGCGAAGGTTACGATTACTACCGCACGCCGCGCGGTCAGCATCCCAACTCCAAGGGCCGCTTTACGATGGCCAGCCTGGACAAGATGCTGGCGTTTACGACCTTCCACCTGATCCCGGAGTTGCTGACGCAACCGTTGCTGTTGATCGCGGGTAGTGCCGCCGACACCAGGATCTACAGCGAACAGGCGTACGCGCTGTCGAACGGACCGAAGGAGTTGTTCGTCATCGACGGCGCCACCCACATCGCGCTGTACGACCGCCCCGAGTACGTGGACCAAGCCGTGCCCAAGCTCGCGCTCTTCTTCGCCGCCAATCTCAAGGCTTAATACGCCGCCACATCACTTTCGCTTCAATCAAGGAAACCAATACATGACCAAGCAAGCATCCGCACTCAAACCCGTCCTGTTCGTCGTCAGCAGCAACGCCGTCAAGGGCGCGACAGGCATTCCCACCGGCTACAACCTGGCCGAGGTGACGCACCCGCTGGAAAAACTGCAAGCGGCCGGCATCGCCGTGGAATTCGCCTCGCCCAAGGGCGGCGACGCCCCGCTCGACGGCCTTGAGGACATGAGCGACCCGGTCATCGCGCGTTACTGGGCCGACGCCGACTTCCGCCAAGCCATCGCCCACACGCTGCCGCTGGACGACATCGATCCGGCGCGCTATTCGGCCATTTTCTTCGCCGGCGGCCACGGCACGATGTGGGACTTCCCCGACAACGCCGCCGCGCAAAACGCCATCCGCGCAATCGACGCGGCCGGCGGCATCGTCTCGGCCGTGTGCCACGGACCGGCGGCGCTGGTCAACGCCCGCCGCGCCGACGGCTCCCTGCTGGTGGCCGGCAAGCGTCTGGCCGCCTTCACCGACGACGAAGAGGAGGAGGTGCAGTCGACCCACGTCGTGCCGTTCCTGCTGGCGAGCACGCTCACCGAACGCGGCGCGCACCACCAGAACGCCGCCAACTGGGCCGACAACGTGGTGGTCGACGGCCGCCTGATCACAGGTCAAAACCCGCAATCGGCCGGCAGCCTGGGCGTGGCGCTGCGCGACGCCTTGCTGGCGTAACGCGACAACCTGGAGGGCGCGATGAAACTGATCTGTGTTGAAGAGCATGTACTCGATCCGGCCATCGGCGCCGCCACGCAACGACTGGCCCTGGCGCAGGCGCCCTATCTGCCAGATTGGGGCAGCCGGGTGACCGACGGCGTGCACGTGGCCGACCCCGCCCGGCCGCACGTCATCGCCGCCAGCGAATCGACCCGCAAGGGGCTGGAGATGGGCGCGCCGCGCCTGGCCGACATGGACAGCGCCGGCATCACGATGCAGGTGCTCTCCTACGGCGGCTTTCCGCAGCTATTGCCCGACGCGCAGGCGATCGACCTGAACCGCGCGGCCAACGACCGGCTGGCCACGGCCGCGCAAGCGCACCCGACGCGCTTCGCCGGCTTCGCCACCCTCCCCTGGCAGGCGCCGGAGGCGGCGGCGCGCGAACTCGAGCGCGCCGTCACGCAGCTCGGCCTGAAGGGCGCGCTGATCAACGGCCGTCCCGGCGACAGCTTCCTCGACGATCCGCGCTACGCGCCCATCCTCGCCGCCTTCGACGAGTTGAAGGTGCCGCTGTATGTTCATCCCGGCCTGCCGTTGCCGGCGGTGCAGGCGCCCTACTACGGCGGGTTCGAGCGCGAACTTGGCGCGCGGCTGGCGATGTTCGCCTGGGGCTGGCATAACGAAGCCGGCATCCAGGTCGTGCGCATGCTGCTCGCCGGCATATTCGATCGCTACCCCGGCCTACAAGTCATCAGTGGCCACTGGGGCGAGATGGTGCCGTTCTTCCTGCAACGACTGGAAGATTCGATTCCACAAGAGGCCTCCGGCCTGCGCCGCCCCATCGTCCAGACCTACCGCGAGCATGTTTACGTGTCGCCCAGCGGTATGCTGACGATGCCGCACTTCCAGTTCATCCGTGCGGTGCTGGGCGCGGAGCGCATCCTGTACTCGATCGATTATCCATATCAGAGCCTGGACGGCGCGCGGGCGTTCATCGAACGCCTGCCGGTCAGCGACACGGACAAGGCGTTGATCGCCCACGGCAACGCCGAGCGGCTGCTGGGGCTGTAAGCAGCACGGCGGGCAAGTCTGAGCAGTGCGGGGGTCAGATACCGTCTTGAATAGCAAGCCCTTTCAGCAAATAATTTGCGTCAAAGGGCTTGCCGTTGTGAATCACCCCGTAGATCAGGTGGGCGAGTTTATGCATCACGGCGCCGACTACGGCCTTCTTTGCCATGCCAGTGGTGGCCAATCGCTCTGCGAAACGACGTAGTATGGGGTTATGCCGGCTCCCCACTAAGCTTGGCATGTAGAGTGCGGCACGCATCGACGTGCTGCCAGTTCGACTGATCACGGTTCGTCCTTTGAGCGAACTCCCGGAACTGCGCTGTTTGGGTGTTACTCCGAGAAAGGCTGCAAATGCCTTAGCGCTGTCAAATCGTCGAATGTTGCCGAGGTGGCCCAGGATTTTGGCCACCGTCGTCATCCCCAAGCCAGGAATGCTGACCAGTAAATCGGCGTCACGTTTGAGATCAGGATGACGGTCAATGTGGTCGTCGATATCATCTTCGAGCTTTTCAATCTCAGCGCTCAGCCAGGCGATGTGCTGCTTGACGTGTTCTGCTACATCATCGAGCCCACTGATGCTTAACGCCTCCATCCGATTTTCTTCTTGCTGGCGAATATCTTTTAATGCCTGTACGCGCAACGACCACGCCCGCAGCTGGCGCTGCTCGAGAGGCGGTGGATGCCAGGCCGGCGGTGCCATCGCACGGCAGTAGCGCGCAATCAAGCCTGCATCGATTTCATCGTTCTTATTGCGTATATTTTCGCTGTGGCCAAAGCCTTTGATGCAGGCAGGATTGACCACGCTCACCAGCATGCCGACTTGATGCAAAGCTAGCGCTACCGGTTCAGAATAGACCCCAGTCGCTTCCATGCACACATGCATCGCCGACAGCGGCACTTTGGATTTACCAAGCCAGTCCACCAACGCCTGATGGCCCTTGGCACAATTTTCAACTACCTTGGCCTTAATCTTCCCGTCCACCAACAAGGCCACATCGAGCTTCTTCTTACTGACATCAATACCTACCGCAGCGCTTATCGTATCCATTTTTGACCTTCCTCGTATGCGGGCTTACGCGCTAACGCGATGGCCCCAGATACCGTTCGGACTTATAAAATGAAACAGGCGAAGGCACCTATCTGACCCACGTGCTCGTCGGCACTAAGTCTGAACGGTGTCACTCCGCCTGACCGCATCAACATCTGTATTATCCGGTGCCGAGGCGGTAATCTCAATATACGAAGTCTGACATTCGGACATGAACCCATGCGTAGGTAGGGAGCTTCCTTTCTACGGCTTAGCCCGTGTCCGAATGTCAGACTTGACCCCGAGGTTTGGGAATAAAAAAACCGGGCAGCGAACGGGGATCACCCACTCGCTCCCGGCTGGGAAGCAAACCGTTCCGCTGCTAATTAACGTGGCAGGTCGGAATAGCCCATCAGGAACTCGTCGACCGCGCGCGCGCACTGGCGGCCTTCGCGGATCGCCCACACCACCAGCGACTGGCCACGGCGCACGTCGCCGGCGGCAAACACTTTAGGCGCGGAAGTCTTGTAGCAACCCTCGCCATCGGTGGTGGCCTTGGCGTTGCCGCGCGCATCCTTGTCGATGCCGAACGCATCCAGCACGTTGGCGACCGGCGATACGAAGCCCATTGCCAGCAGCACCAGGTCGGCCTTCATTTCGAATTCCGAGTTCGGCACTTCAGCCATCTTGCCGTCTTTCCATTCGACGCGGCAGGCGATCAGCTTCTCGACCTTGCCGCCCTTGCCTTCCAGACGCTTGGTGGCGACCGCCCAATCGCGCTCGCAACCTTCCTCGTGCGACGACGAGGTGCGCAGCTTGGTCGGCCAGTACGGCCACACCAGCGGCTTGTTCTCTTGCTCCGGTGGCATAGGCATCAGTTCGAACTGGGTGACCGAGGCGGCGCCGTGGCGGTTGGAAGTGCCGACGCAGTCGGAACCGGTGTCGCCGCCGCCGATGACGACCACGTGCTTGCCGGTGGCCTTCAGTTGGTCCTTGACCTTGTCGCCGGCGTTGACCTTGTTTTGCAGCGGCAGGAAGTCCATCGCGAAATGCACGCCCTTCAGTTCACGACCCGGCACCGGCAGGTCGCGCGGCTGCTCGGCGCCGCCGGCCAGGATGACCGCGTCGTATTCCTTTTCCAGGTCTTCCGGGAAAATGGTTTCCTTGGCCCAGTTGTTGACGTTGGCCGGGAAGTCCTTGCCCACCAACACGCTGGTGCGGAACACGACGCCTTCGGCTTCCATCTGCTTGATACGGCGGTCGATGTGCGACTTTTCCATCTTGAAGTCTGGAATGCCGTAACGCAGCAGGCCGCCGACGCGGTCGCTCTTCTCGAACACGGTCACGGCGTGGCCGGCGCGCGCCAGCTGCTGCGCCGCCGCCAGGCCGGCCGGGCCGGAGCCGACCACGGCCACTTTCTTGCCGGTCTGTTCGGCCGCAGGCTGCGGCACGACCCAGCCGTGCTCCCAGCCTTCGTCGATGATCTTGTGCTCGATCGACTTGATGCCGACCGGATCATTGTTGATGCCCAGGGTACAGGCGGACTCGCACGGCGCCGGGCAGATGCGGCCGGTGAATTCCGGGAAGTTGTTAGTCGAGTGCAGGGTGTCCAGCGCTTCGCGGTAGTTGCCGCGATAAACCAGATCGTTCCAGTCAGGGATGATGTTGTTGACCGGGCAGCCCGTGTTGCAGAACGGGATGCCGCAATCCATGCAGCGCGCGCCCTGCACCTTGGCCTGCTCGTTGGTCAGGGGGATGACGAACTCGGCGTAGTTCTTCAAACGCGCCGCTGGTGGCAGATAGCCCTCGTCCTGGCGCTGGAATTCCATGAAACCGGTGATTTTACCCACGATAAATCCTTAAATATATTCAGTCAACGACGTCGGTCGGAGGCGCTCAGGCGGCGATAGGCTGTACGGCGGCGGCTTCGTTCGCCACGTCCTCGGCCATTTCGGCCAGGGCGCGTTTGTATTCGCTTGGGAATACCTTGACGAACTTGCTGCGGCCATCGGCCCAGTTGTCCAGCAACAGACGGGCGCGCGTACTGCCGGTGTGCTTGAAGTGGCGCTCGATCAAGCGCTTCAGGATCACCTCGTCCGCTTCCGCGCCGTTGTCCTTGTGCTGGATGTGCCATGTGGCCTTGTCCGCTTCCTGCTGCTTGGCGGTCAACACCGGCTCCAGCGACACCATCGCGGTGTTGCAGCGCGTTTCGAAATCGCCGTCCGGGTCGTACACATAGGCGATACCGCCCGACATGCCCGCCGCGAAGTTGCGGCCGGTGCCGCCCAGCACGACAACGGTGCCGCCGGTCATGTATTCGCAGCCGTGGTCGCCGGTGCCTTCGACGATCGCCGTGGCGCCCGAGTTGCGCACCGCGAAACGCTCGCCGGCCACACCGTTGAAGAACGCTTCGCCGCTGATCGCGCCGTACAGCACCGTGTTACCGATGATGATGTTGTTGACGGCCCAGCCGCGGAACTCGGTGTTCGGACGCACGATGATGCGGCCGCCCGACAAGCCCTTGCCGACGTAATCGTTGCCTTCGCCGACCAGGTCAATCGTGATGCCGTGCGCCAGGAAGGCGCAGGCCGACTGGCCGGCCGTGCCCTGCAGCTGGATGTGGATGGTGTCGTCCGGCAGGCCGGCGTGGCCATAGCGCTTGGCCACTTCGCCCGACAGCATGGTGCCGACGGTGCGGTTGACGTTGCGCACCGGCGAGATGAACGAGACGCGCTCGCCCTTCTCCAGCGCGGCCTTGGCTTGCGCGATCAGCTTGTGGTCGAGCGCCTTGTCGAGGCCGTGGTCCTGGTCCATCGTGTGATAGATCGAGTGGCCATCCTGCACTTCCGGCTGGTAGAAGATGGCGCTGAAGTCCAGGCCCTTGGCCTTCCAGTGCGTGATCGCCTTCGACTTGTCCAGCAGGTCGACGCGGCCGATCAACTCGTCATAGGTGCGGATGCCCAGTTGCGCCATCAGCTGACGGGCTTCCTCGGCGACGAAGAAGAAGTAGTTCACGACATACTCAGGCTTGCCGGAGAACTTGGCGCGCAGCACAGGATCCTGGGTGGCGACGCCGACCGGGCAAGTGTTCAGATGGCATTTGCGCATCATGATGCAACCTTCGACCACCAGCGGCGCGGTGGCGAAGCCGATCTCGTCGGCGCCCAGCATGGCGGCGATGACAACGTCGCGGCCGGTGCGCATCTGGCCATCCGCTTGCACGCGAATACGGCTGCGCAGGCCGTTCAGCACCAGGGTTTGCTGGGTTTCAGCCAGGCCCAGCTCCCAAGGGGTGCCGGCGTGCTTGACCGACGACAGCGGCGAGGCGCCCGTGCCGCCGTCATGGCCGGCGACCACGACGTGGTCGGCCTTGGCCTTGGTGACGCCGGCGGCGACGGTGCCGATGCCCACTTCCGACACCAGCTTGACCGAGATCGAGGCGCGCGGGTTGGCGTTCTTCAGATCGTGGATCAGCTGCGCCAGGTCTTCGATCGAATAAATGTCATGGTGCGGCGGCGGCGAGATCAGACCCACGCCAGGCACCGAGAAGCGCAAGGTCGCGATGTATTCCGACACTTTATGGCCGGGCAGCTGGCCGCCTTCGCCAGGCTTGGCGCCCTGGGCCATCTTGATCTGGATCTGGTCGGCCGAGTTCAGGTAGGCGGCGGTGACGCCGAAACGGCCCGAAGCCACCTGCTTGATGCGCGAGCGCAGCGAATCGCCTTCCTGCAACGGAATGTCGACCACCATCTGCTCTTTGCCCATGACCGAAGCCATGGTCTCGCCCTGCTTGATCTTGATACCTTTCAGTTCCATCGTGTAGCGCGATGGGTCCTCGCCGCCTTCGCCGGTGTTGGACTTGCCGCCGATGCGGTTCATCGCCACGGCCAGGGTCGCGTGCGCCTCGGTCGAGATCGAACCCATCGACATCGCACCGGTGGCGAAACGCTTGACGATTTCCTTGGCAGGCTCGACTTCCTCCAGCGGAATCGCCTTGGTCGGGTCCAGCTTGAACTCGAACAGGCCACGCAGGGTCAGGTGACGCTTGCTCTGGTCGTTGATGATCTGCGCGTACTCTTTATAGCTGGAGAAGTTGTTGCTGCGGGTCGAGTGCTGCAACTTGGCGATCGCGTCCGGGGTCCACAGGTGGTCCTCGCCGCGCACGCGGAAGGCGTACTCGCCGCCGGCGTCCAGGTTGTTGGCAAGCACCGGATCGTCGCCGAAGGCCAGGTTATGCAGACGCAGCGCTTCCTCGGCCACTTCGAACACGCCGATACCCTCGACGTTCGAGGCGGTGCCCTTGAAGTACTTGTCGACCAGCGACTTGTTCAGGCCGACGGCTTCGAAGATCTGCGCGCCGCAGTACGACATATAAGTGGAGATGCCCATCTTCGACATCACCTTCATCAGGCCCTTGCCGATGGCCTTGGTGTAGTTGTAGACGGCCTTGTCGCCGGACATGTCGCCCGGCATGCCGTGCGCCAGCTCGACCAGCGTTTCCATCGCCAGGTACGGGTGGATCGCTTCCGCGCCGTAGCCTGCCAGCAGCGCGAAGTGGTGCGTTTCGCGGGCCGAGCCGGTTTCGACGACCAGACCGGTCGAGGCGCGCAGGCCTTTGCTGACCAAGTGCTGATGCACGGTCGATGTGGCCAGAAGCGCGGGGATGGCGACACGATCGGCGCCGATCGAGCGGTCCGAGACGATCAGGATGTTGTGACCGGATTTGACGGCGTCGACCGCCTCGGCGCACAGCGAGGCCAGGCAGGCTTCAACGCCTTCCTTGCCCCAGGCCAGCGGGTAGCAGATGCTCAGCTCGTACGACTTG is part of the Oxalobacteraceae bacterium OTU3CAMAD1 genome and encodes:
- a CDS encoding alpha/beta hydrolase — protein: MIKTVAFHNKAVQLSGHLHLPDDFREDNKYPALVGIHPAGGVKEQTIGLYAARLAAHGFIVVVYDSSYQGASGGEPRLLEDPAVRVEDARCAADFLTTLPYVDAERMAVYGICAGGGYALAVAQSERRFKAVAGISATPMGEAARSAFGVPIPTAELIGTMEAAAAQRTAEARGAPPAYVPFVPEGLEDIDEHTPTMLREGYDYYRTPRGQHPNSKGRFTMASLDKMLAFTTFHLIPELLTQPLLLIAGSAADTRIYSEQAYALSNGPKELFVIDGATHIALYDRPEYVDQAVPKLALFFAANLKA
- a CDS encoding SDR family oxidoreductase, with the protein product MHLTSNTILITGAAAGIGFALARQLAERGNQVIICGRGEESLRRAQAQAPALITRVCDITDAASRQAMVEWLAANHPALNVLINNAGVQYRRNYHEAGALDQLEQEVATNFTAPVRLVGELLPLLLRQPMAAIVNVSSGLAFAPLADIPIYCATKAAMHSFTLTLRHQLKSTGVRVVEMAPPIVDTGLGGGTRSGATSGQPMMSPDEFATEALIQLADGRDEVLVGLSAGSRKMGEALFERMNGG
- a CDS encoding LysR family transcriptional regulator, translated to MKEELNSPMIQLDALPAGQERLDGITMFVEVVRLGGLARAAEHLGLTRSAVGKAMARLEARLGARLFHRAARVQSLTEDGQIYHEHCLRALAAMRAAEAQMLSGRHEVAGRLRVSMPVLFGRHCVAPILLELARRHPALDLYLSFSDRPVDVLAEGFDLAIRSGVLGADSDGLRARKLVVQRKRVCASPAYLAAHGAPRDTAALAAHSILQYRRGDRINVWQLADASGRIVDTPLASRLQLDDLEAIADAATAGLGLAWLPEWLVRERLRDGRLVGVLDDLPSATMDCYAVWPGTSHMPLRLRLAIDALVEQLPAALL
- a CDS encoding type 1 glutamine amidotransferase domain-containing protein, whose translation is MTKQASALKPVLFVVSSNAVKGATGIPTGYNLAEVTHPLEKLQAAGIAVEFASPKGGDAPLDGLEDMSDPVIARYWADADFRQAIAHTLPLDDIDPARYSAIFFAGGHGTMWDFPDNAAAQNAIRAIDAAGGIVSAVCHGPAALVNARRADGSLLVAGKRLAAFTDDEEEEVQSTHVVPFLLASTLTERGAHHQNAANWADNVVVDGRLITGQNPQSAGSLGVALRDALLA
- a CDS encoding amidohydrolase family protein; this translates as MKLICVEEHVLDPAIGAATQRLALAQAPYLPDWGSRVTDGVHVADPARPHVIAASESTRKGLEMGAPRLADMDSAGITMQVLSYGGFPQLLPDAQAIDLNRAANDRLATAAQAHPTRFAGFATLPWQAPEAAARELERAVTQLGLKGALINGRPGDSFLDDPRYAPILAAFDELKVPLYVHPGLPLPAVQAPYYGGFERELGARLAMFAWGWHNEAGIQVVRMLLAGIFDRYPGLQVISGHWGEMVPFFLQRLEDSIPQEASGLRRPIVQTYREHVYVSPSGMLTMPHFQFIRAVLGAERILYSIDYPYQSLDGARAFIERLPVSDTDKALIAHGNAERLLGL
- a CDS encoding glutamate synthase subunit beta; the encoded protein is MGKITGFMEFQRQDEGYLPPAARLKNYAEFVIPLTNEQAKVQGARCMDCGIPFCNTGCPVNNIIPDWNDLVYRGNYREALDTLHSTNNFPEFTGRICPAPCESACTLGINNDPVGIKSIEHKIIDEGWEHGWVVPQPAAEQTGKKVAVVGSGPAGLAAAQQLARAGHAVTVFEKSDRVGGLLRYGIPDFKMEKSHIDRRIKQMEAEGVVFRTSVLVGKDFPANVNNWAKETIFPEDLEKEYDAVILAGGAEQPRDLPVPGRELKGVHFAMDFLPLQNKVNAGDKVKDQLKATGKHVVVIGGGDTGSDCVGTSNRHGAASVTQFELMPMPPEQENKPLVWPYWPTKLRTSSSHEEGCERDWAVATKRLEGKGGKVEKLIACRVEWKDGKMAEVPNSEFEMKADLVLLAMGFVSPVANVLDAFGIDKDARGNAKATTDGEGCYKTSAPKVFAAGDVRRGQSLVVWAIREGRQCARAVDEFLMGYSDLPR
- a CDS encoding IS110 family transposase → MDTISAAVGIDVSKKKLDVALLVDGKIKAKVVENCAKGHQALVDWLGKSKVPLSAMHVCMEATGVYSEPVALALHQVGMLVSVVNPACIKGFGHSENIRNKNDEIDAGLIARYCRAMAPPAWHPPPLEQRQLRAWSLRVQALKDIRQQEENRMEALSISGLDDVAEHVKQHIAWLSAEIEKLEDDIDDHIDRHPDLKRDADLLVSIPGLGMTTVAKILGHLGNIRRFDSAKAFAAFLGVTPKQRSSGSSLKGRTVISRTGSTSMRAALYMPSLVGSRHNPILRRFAERLATTGMAKKAVVGAVMHKLAHLIYGVIHNGKPFDANYLLKGLAIQDGI
- a CDS encoding YciI family protein, coding for MKLLCLDIPQPGATMEKYQPHMLDEARHAWQLYKSGVVRDMYFRQDRPGVAIIAECESVEAARQALREFPLAQAGLIDWEVIPLGPFLNWEMLFAPGNA